In Desulfomonile tiedjei DSM 6799, a genomic segment contains:
- the cobS gene encoding adenosylcobinamide-GDP ribazoletransferase produces MKSPDIFAEGLRSVRIGLNFLTIFKIKIDPIPELKEVGQSSWAFPLVGAIIGVLLCLAFRTIDSFFTPFLSAVLVVGLWAFLTGGLHLDGWTDCWDALAASVSQERRMEILKDSRMGTFGALGLMFLLAVKVGSLAVSDVSLAAVFAAPVVGRGFLVFSTHGSRHRGEGMAAMFLAGVDERAARLAIIIALVAAVLAGLAGLLAAAIAYAAAFWFRRFAENRLPSINGDVMGGICELSETVFLLICSMR; encoded by the coding sequence ATGAAGTCTCCCGATATATTTGCCGAGGGATTGCGATCGGTTCGCATAGGATTGAATTTTCTTACTATTTTCAAGATCAAGATCGACCCCATTCCTGAGTTGAAAGAAGTGGGCCAGTCCAGTTGGGCGTTCCCCCTGGTCGGGGCCATAATCGGCGTACTGCTCTGCCTTGCGTTCAGGACGATCGATTCCTTTTTCACCCCTTTTCTGTCTGCGGTCCTTGTAGTCGGACTCTGGGCGTTTCTCACCGGGGGATTGCATCTGGACGGCTGGACCGATTGTTGGGACGCGTTGGCTGCATCCGTGTCCCAGGAGCGAAGGATGGAGATACTCAAGGACTCACGCATGGGAACATTCGGCGCCCTGGGTCTCATGTTTCTGCTGGCGGTGAAAGTGGGGTCTCTTGCAGTTTCAGACGTGTCTTTGGCTGCGGTTTTTGCGGCGCCCGTGGTCGGACGCGGGTTTCTGGTCTTCTCTACCCATGGCTCCAGACACAGGGGTGAAGGCATGGCAGCCATGTTCCTCGCGGGAGTCGACGAGCGTGCCGCCCGTCTGGCCATTATTATTGCCTTGGTTGCGGCTGTACTTGCCGGTCTTGCCGGATTATTGGCTGCAGCGATAGCGTACGCAGCGGCCTTCTGGTTCAGGCGATTCGCCGAAAACCGCCTTCCCTCCATAAACGGCGATGTCATGGGAGGAATCTGTGAACTGAGCGAAACAGTATTCCTCTTGATTTGCAGTATGAGGTGA
- the tatA gene encoding twin-arginine translocase TatA/TatE family subunit, whose product MPGPWELILIFLIIMLIFGAKRIPEIMGGIGKGIRTFKKGLETDDAPPKPQVEPGSPPVERIEPK is encoded by the coding sequence ATGCCCGGTCCATGGGAACTCATTCTCATCTTCCTCATCATTATGCTTATCTTCGGCGCGAAGAGAATTCCGGAAATCATGGGCGGAATAGGCAAAGGGATACGAACCTTTAAGAAAGGGCTCGAGACGGACGATGCCCCTCCGAAGCCCCAGGTGGAGCCCGGTAGTCCGCCCGTGGAAAGAATCGAACCCAAGTAG
- a CDS encoding penicillin-binding protein 1A, with protein MKLLGKNRAAKFVFTVFFLIPLVVAIQIPIFAAGAALGTYLVFSQNLPDIPTLQSYEPRTVSTFYADDGTVIGIFYKQKRFVVELEQIPPHVILAFLAAEDSRFYEHSGIDWYSVGRAIVRNISAGRITQGGSTITMQVTRNFLLSRERTFSRKIREFILAPQLEAAWGKKKILYVYLNEIYLGEGCHGVEAAARGYFDKPVEHLTVSEAALIAGLVASPSRYNPFKSEELARQRQATVLGRMAKFGFLTEEQRKKALEEPLKFRKEVVRPFDVVPDFAEAVRRYIVRKYGEERLYNEGLKVFTTCRVDYQKQAFEALEKGLQEIRGRQKNLAIVRTIPKEQISELLQRRSTPELHEGNVYQGVVTRVIVHKTKNMDLEVWLSKKLRGMVRLDHVNQAFKVGQVLALKFDKFADDVPLFLLDNDPKLQGALVCIENKTGFVRALVGGASMEQFKFNRATQAKRQPGSSFKPLIYSAAIEEKSYSPATIIIDEPTEFELENPGEEWEPRNAGGDFLGPLSLRRALELSRNICTAKILFDVGLDPVIDLARRMGITADLGRNLSLSLGTSEVSLFELTSAYTVFPNSGVHLEPVLVKRIEDRFGNVLEENSEVPLLDESAIPRPVPREEFREQAALLDSRFDSRPSQITGPGVGGKQPAAGEIKEEDTVRNSGGRKVVAALSPQTAYVMTSLLQGGVRHGTGARISNYVKRKDLAGKTGTTNNAEDTWFIGFNPDYTTGVWVGFDEKRPVGNREEGARAALPIWGYFMRKVLENRPEREFPVPPDITFKEMLTFTGNVSEGFTPKVVREPVYSPFSDLTLVTSPLDPPERLAEYRGIVIPGQYGQGAYLQMLPPGVQQTQPTGATPLHPMDGRNLFPEGSRPAPPAPNPGFQAPPGNPYQPVRPTAPPAQSVLPQRQQESMPPTQANPNLPPQRRPDDSRTSAGPRSYPTYQPFTPAPRSPVSNPQ; from the coding sequence ATGAAACTGTTAGGAAAAAACAGAGCTGCAAAATTCGTATTCACGGTATTCTTTCTCATTCCTCTGGTTGTTGCGATCCAGATTCCCATATTTGCTGCCGGGGCAGCACTGGGAACATATCTCGTGTTTTCTCAGAATTTGCCCGACATTCCCACGTTGCAATCATACGAGCCGCGGACTGTCTCAACTTTCTATGCGGATGATGGAACGGTTATCGGTATCTTCTACAAGCAGAAACGGTTTGTGGTGGAACTCGAGCAAATTCCTCCTCACGTGATTCTGGCATTCCTCGCGGCTGAAGATTCAAGATTTTATGAACACTCGGGCATTGATTGGTACTCTGTGGGCCGAGCAATCGTTCGGAATATCAGTGCAGGGAGGATAACACAGGGCGGGAGCACCATAACTATGCAGGTGACCCGGAATTTTCTCCTTTCCAGAGAGCGCACCTTCTCCCGCAAAATAAGGGAATTCATCCTCGCTCCGCAACTTGAGGCTGCGTGGGGAAAAAAGAAGATTCTGTACGTGTATCTGAATGAGATTTATCTCGGGGAAGGCTGTCACGGGGTGGAAGCTGCGGCTCGGGGATATTTCGACAAACCTGTGGAGCATTTGACTGTTTCCGAAGCTGCCTTGATCGCGGGACTCGTCGCAAGTCCTTCACGCTACAATCCCTTCAAGAGCGAAGAACTGGCGAGACAGCGACAGGCCACAGTGCTCGGACGAATGGCGAAATTCGGATTTTTGACTGAAGAGCAACGAAAGAAAGCACTTGAAGAACCGTTGAAATTCAGAAAAGAAGTGGTGCGGCCGTTCGATGTTGTTCCCGATTTCGCAGAGGCTGTCAGGCGCTACATAGTAAGGAAATATGGAGAAGAAAGACTCTACAATGAAGGTCTCAAGGTCTTCACTACCTGCCGTGTGGATTATCAGAAACAGGCATTTGAGGCTTTGGAAAAAGGGTTGCAGGAAATCAGGGGAAGACAGAAGAATCTCGCCATTGTGCGTACTATCCCGAAAGAACAAATATCCGAACTCTTGCAGCGACGAAGTACGCCCGAACTTCACGAAGGAAATGTTTACCAGGGAGTCGTGACCAGGGTCATTGTCCACAAGACGAAGAATATGGATCTCGAAGTGTGGTTGAGCAAGAAACTCAGGGGAATGGTTCGGCTCGATCACGTAAACCAGGCATTCAAAGTCGGACAAGTCCTGGCTCTCAAGTTTGATAAATTTGCGGATGACGTGCCTCTCTTTTTACTGGATAACGATCCGAAACTGCAGGGCGCGCTTGTTTGTATAGAAAATAAGACCGGATTCGTGAGGGCGCTTGTTGGCGGAGCGTCAATGGAGCAGTTCAAGTTCAACAGGGCCACGCAGGCCAAACGCCAGCCGGGAAGCTCTTTCAAGCCTCTTATCTATTCCGCAGCTATAGAGGAGAAGAGCTACAGCCCCGCGACAATCATTATCGATGAACCCACAGAATTCGAGTTGGAGAATCCGGGCGAGGAATGGGAGCCGAGAAACGCAGGCGGTGATTTTCTCGGGCCGTTAAGTCTGCGTCGAGCACTGGAGCTCTCGCGCAACATCTGCACAGCCAAGATCCTGTTCGATGTGGGGCTCGATCCGGTCATAGATCTTGCCCGAAGAATGGGGATTACCGCGGATCTGGGCCGCAACCTGTCGTTGAGTCTGGGAACTTCGGAAGTAAGTCTTTTCGAGCTGACTTCTGCGTACACCGTCTTTCCTAATAGTGGCGTACACCTCGAACCTGTGCTGGTAAAACGCATAGAAGACAGATTCGGAAATGTGCTCGAGGAGAATTCGGAAGTTCCGCTGCTGGACGAGTCCGCTATTCCTCGGCCGGTGCCGCGGGAAGAATTTAGAGAACAGGCCGCTCTCTTGGATTCGAGATTTGACTCTCGACCTTCCCAAATTACAGGACCCGGCGTTGGTGGAAAACAACCTGCTGCAGGGGAGATCAAGGAAGAGGATACCGTCAGAAACTCTGGAGGTCGCAAAGTTGTAGCTGCATTATCACCGCAAACGGCGTACGTAATGACTTCGCTTTTGCAGGGAGGTGTACGGCACGGGACCGGTGCAAGGATAAGTAATTACGTCAAGCGCAAAGACCTGGCAGGAAAAACAGGAACCACGAACAATGCGGAGGACACATGGTTCATAGGGTTCAATCCCGATTATACCACCGGCGTTTGGGTCGGGTTCGATGAGAAGCGTCCGGTCGGAAATCGGGAAGAGGGGGCCCGCGCTGCACTGCCCATCTGGGGGTATTTCATGCGTAAAGTCCTGGAGAATAGGCCGGAAAGAGAATTTCCGGTTCCTCCGGACATTACGTTCAAGGAAATGCTGACTTTTACGGGCAACGTCAGCGAAGGCTTCACACCTAAGGTGGTAAGAGAACCTGTGTATTCGCCGTTTTCGGATCTGACTCTCGTGACCAGTCCACTCGATCCTCCAGAGAGATTGGCCGAATACAGGGGAATCGTGATTCCGGGGCAATACGGCCAGGGAGCGTACCTGCAAATGCTACCGCCGGGGGTGCAGCAGACTCAACCAACCGGGGCTACTCCTCTGCATCCGATGGACGGCAGAAATTTGTTTCCGGAAGGCTCCAGGCCTGCGCCACCTGCTCCCAATCCCGGATTCCAGGCTCCCCCAGGGAATCCGTATCAGCCTGTACGACCGACTGCACCACCGGCTCAGTCTGTGTTACCTCAGCGACAGCAGGAGAGTATGCCGCCCACCCAGGCGAATCCAAACCTGCCTCCACAGAGGAGACCGGACGATTCTCGAACCAGTGCAGGACCGCGTTCGTATCCGACATATCAGCCTTTTACTCCGGCACCAAGGTCTCCGGTAAGCAATCCTCAATGA
- the cbiR gene encoding cobamide remodeling phosphodiesterase CbiR has product MRIGTTSYIYPADVITNIRKLAGKVRDIEIVLFESDSIGDALTNDEISELRQIALDHEMTYTVHLPLDCYLADTNPKMKSAFHAISLAQSLEPHGYVVHLDARDGNNATAFLLDNALRSLETLIRQTGLTELICVENLENHRPELIDAVLERIPVSCCADVGHIWKLGEDPVPLLKTWLQRIRIVHLHGFLEHDHRRLSLMPPSVLDPVVRQLQHANFGGVLTLEIFSERNLHESLQALQDAMDRIATEDSAVEKSAENPITP; this is encoded by the coding sequence GTGCGTATTGGAACAACATCGTACATCTATCCCGCAGACGTCATCACGAATATTCGGAAACTCGCAGGCAAAGTGCGTGATATCGAAATTGTGCTGTTCGAATCCGATTCAATCGGAGACGCTCTGACAAACGATGAAATATCGGAACTGCGCCAGATAGCACTGGACCACGAAATGACGTATACCGTGCATTTACCTCTAGACTGCTATCTTGCAGACACCAACCCGAAGATGAAAAGCGCATTTCATGCTATATCTCTCGCCCAATCGCTTGAGCCCCACGGGTATGTGGTTCATCTGGATGCGCGTGATGGCAACAACGCCACTGCTTTCCTCCTGGACAATGCACTCCGATCGTTGGAGACTCTTATTCGCCAGACGGGACTCACTGAGCTCATCTGTGTTGAAAACTTGGAAAATCATCGACCTGAGCTCATTGATGCCGTCCTGGAGAGAATTCCCGTATCATGTTGCGCGGATGTCGGGCACATATGGAAATTGGGAGAAGATCCCGTTCCGCTCCTCAAAACATGGCTCCAGAGGATCAGGATTGTCCACTTGCACGGATTTCTGGAACACGATCACCGGCGTTTGTCGCTTATGCCGCCGTCCGTGCTGGACCCGGTAGTCAGACAGCTTCAGCACGCCAATTTTGGGGGAGTACTGACCCTGGAAATCTTCAGCGAACGCAATCTCCACGAGTCGCTTCAGGCCCTGCAAGATGCGATGGACAGGATAGCAACGGAAGACTCCGCGGTAGAAAAATCGGCTGAAAATCCGATTACTCCTTGA
- the holA gene encoding DNA polymerase III subunit delta has protein sequence MRKASQKPPPEPESHLYLLFGDEFLVKERVSTLVDTFLGPELRATNLVVLDGAHLDASALSNQVFTPSLFGGPRVIVVDQTAIFAGKSNQSSIAGKAIQSWKSGDRKAAMRTFAQLMTSADLIQTDLEQGSEWTQQLGEAVESGDRDVLVLIAQAYLEQGQTRSSVSSESVLDEIIASRFPEGTVLIFTAPAVDTRKKLYKAVEKHGRVLACAVKEQKYGAAMDRAFFDDRVLSTLEKAGKNIGSAALEKMYSRSGKELRKLQSELQKLIAYVGERREITSKDVEEIFADFHEAFFFDLINAVRSGDAVKSLQMLHDTLRDSSHPLAILGAIASEFRKLIVARETLFTVLRPYWKSRMNYQAFVKVMQEVRSSQPPKKGKSKLDLLAMKDYPLYLLLKDAEKIPLEKLVAIMEAILEVDIMMKSSRLGSQAPEALLQELILKICEPTGRHPRATGR, from the coding sequence ATGAGAAAAGCGTCTCAGAAGCCCCCCCCGGAACCTGAATCACACCTGTATTTGCTGTTCGGAGATGAATTTCTCGTAAAAGAGCGAGTATCCACCCTCGTGGACACCTTCCTCGGCCCCGAACTACGCGCCACAAATCTGGTCGTTCTTGACGGAGCTCATTTAGACGCCTCGGCGCTCAGCAATCAGGTGTTCACACCATCGCTTTTTGGGGGTCCACGGGTAATCGTGGTGGATCAGACCGCGATTTTCGCGGGTAAATCAAATCAATCCAGCATCGCGGGTAAAGCAATTCAATCATGGAAATCCGGGGATCGAAAAGCTGCTATGAGGACTTTCGCGCAGTTGATGACATCTGCGGATTTGATCCAGACGGACCTGGAGCAGGGATCGGAATGGACGCAGCAGCTCGGTGAAGCAGTAGAGAGCGGCGACAGAGACGTGCTCGTACTCATTGCCCAGGCCTACTTGGAGCAAGGTCAGACCAGGTCATCGGTTTCCAGTGAATCCGTGCTTGACGAAATCATTGCATCGCGATTTCCGGAAGGTACGGTGCTGATCTTTACCGCGCCTGCAGTTGATACTCGAAAAAAGCTCTATAAGGCTGTCGAAAAACATGGTCGTGTGCTGGCATGTGCCGTAAAAGAGCAAAAGTACGGCGCCGCCATGGACAGGGCTTTTTTCGATGACAGAGTGCTTTCTACGCTGGAAAAAGCCGGAAAGAATATAGGGAGTGCCGCACTGGAGAAAATGTACTCCCGTTCGGGCAAAGAGCTTCGGAAATTGCAGAGCGAATTGCAGAAACTCATCGCGTATGTTGGCGAAAGACGTGAGATTACCTCAAAGGATGTTGAGGAGATTTTTGCCGATTTTCATGAAGCATTCTTCTTTGATCTCATCAACGCGGTCCGCAGCGGCGATGCAGTAAAAAGCCTGCAAATGCTCCATGACACGCTCAGGGATTCGTCGCACCCGCTGGCGATACTCGGAGCTATCGCTTCCGAATTCAGGAAGCTTATTGTAGCGAGAGAAACGCTTTTCACCGTACTCAGACCTTACTGGAAATCACGGATGAACTATCAGGCTTTTGTGAAAGTCATGCAGGAGGTGCGAAGCTCTCAGCCGCCCAAGAAAGGCAAGAGCAAACTCGATTTGCTGGCCATGAAGGATTATCCACTGTATTTGCTGCTCAAGGATGCAGAAAAGATCCCCCTGGAAAAGCTTGTAGCAATCATGGAAGCAATTCTGGAAGTCGATATTATGATGAAATCCTCACGACTTGGATCGCAAGCTCCCGAAGCATTACTCCAGGAACTTATCTTGAAGATCTGCGAACCAACAGGGCGGCATCCGCGCGCTACCGGCCGATAG
- a CDS encoding gamma-glutamylcyclotransferase family protein — MCADFVFVYGSNMDRSELRSWVEADGYDSSMILSMAPAQLEGYDFVWNFYSQGRGGGTVNLEHKENSTIWGILVEIEEPLLKAFDRKKGNPYFYSRGDARLPVIRLDNGKTVFAWVYVARGNKGGRREVRPTRDYRRIILSAATYWKFPPEYIEKITSWPTS; from the coding sequence ATGTGTGCTGATTTTGTTTTTGTATACGGTTCAAATATGGATCGATCCGAACTCCGTTCCTGGGTGGAAGCTGATGGTTATGACTCTTCAATGATTCTTTCCATGGCTCCAGCACAACTGGAGGGATATGATTTCGTGTGGAATTTTTACTCCCAGGGAAGGGGAGGCGGAACGGTCAATCTGGAGCACAAAGAGAACTCAACTATTTGGGGTATACTTGTAGAAATCGAGGAACCCCTTCTTAAGGCCTTCGACCGGAAAAAGGGCAATCCGTACTTTTACTCACGCGGCGATGCACGGCTGCCGGTAATAAGGCTGGACAACGGCAAGACCGTGTTCGCATGGGTCTACGTAGCTCGGGGGAACAAGGGCGGTCGGCGAGAAGTCAGACCCACCCGAGATTACAGGAGAATCATCCTTTCCGCCGCCACGTACTGGAAGTTTCCTCCGGAGTACATTGAAAAAATAACGTCCTGGCCGACTTCCTAA
- a CDS encoding phenylalanine--tRNA ligase beta subunit-related protein, with product MLEMSDAWKTAFPGTQVGILAMCNVSNPLSSEALEHERKRVEEDLRMLFAETGVREHEIMQAYQKYYKKFKKTYHVLHQVESVIKGKAAPSGASLVEAMFMAELRSMLLTAGYDLDCIREPLQIDVSRDGDNYVRINGAEQVLKPGDMVIRDKEGIISSIVYGPDQRTRIHRDTRNVLFTVYGVPGISPSAMERHLQGIEANVKLIASDVKTQVMKVYAAE from the coding sequence ATGCTTGAAATGTCAGATGCTTGGAAGACAGCATTCCCGGGAACTCAAGTGGGGATTCTCGCAATGTGCAATGTGTCCAATCCCCTGTCCAGTGAGGCTCTCGAACACGAAAGAAAACGGGTTGAAGAGGATCTCCGCATGCTGTTCGCGGAAACAGGCGTCAGAGAACATGAAATTATGCAGGCTTATCAGAAGTACTACAAGAAATTTAAGAAGACGTACCATGTGCTTCATCAGGTTGAATCCGTTATCAAAGGAAAGGCCGCTCCATCTGGAGCTTCTCTCGTGGAAGCCATGTTTATGGCAGAACTAAGGAGTATGTTGCTCACTGCCGGTTATGACCTGGACTGTATTCGGGAACCCTTGCAGATTGACGTTTCTCGAGATGGAGACAATTACGTCCGGATTAATGGAGCTGAACAGGTTCTCAAGCCTGGGGATATGGTAATACGTGATAAAGAGGGCATTATCTCGAGTATCGTGTACGGCCCTGACCAGCGAACGAGGATACACCGAGATACAAGGAATGTGTTGTTCACGGTTTATGGTGTACCGGGAATCTCGCCATCGGCAATGGAAAGACATCTTCAGGGCATAGAAGCCAACGTCAAGCTTATAGCCAGCGACGTGAAAACACAGGTAATGAAAGTGTACGCAGCGGAATAA
- a CDS encoding IS1182 family transposase encodes MGKQIRADYEQILMFPPSVEDWVAKDHPARFIRDFVDSLDLSELGIEVPDSDTGRPPYAPDLLLKVWLFGYFNRIRSTRKLEKGCLENMGLIWLTGMNAPDHNSLWRFFKANKKSLRHLFRQSIRVALKADLIGLALHAVDGTKIQAVSSNDKARGREHLERFLESVSERLDRTIADAMTEIERAEREETGEYRLPQSMQDGLKRKQRIQEALKELDESDKKSVHPSEPEARFMKNRRTKDLSYNAQAVADQKSGLIVAADVVTDGADNGQLVPMLDKVKENLGAVAEENVADGGYFSSGQIGLAHEREYGILIGKSSGEIVSERGADEDLYHRSRFVFDQERDCFICPEGRLLPFHQRKINGKNHNEVRRYHCKDFLTCPNRWKCSKSKNGRLIDLSVYEAALERHRSKREKPENKERLKTRKKIIEPPFAWIKSALSFRRWTVAGIDNVKAQWDLICTTINLRKLYHHWVSGEVAFT; translated from the coding sequence ATGGGCAAACAGATCCGGGCCGATTACGAACAGATCTTGATGTTTCCGCCGTCAGTGGAAGACTGGGTGGCTAAGGATCACCCGGCGCGCTTTATCCGAGATTTCGTGGATTCCTTGGATCTGTCCGAGTTGGGAATCGAGGTTCCCGACAGCGATACAGGACGTCCTCCGTATGCGCCAGATCTTCTGTTGAAGGTGTGGCTTTTCGGATACTTCAATCGGATCAGGAGTACCCGTAAGCTTGAAAAGGGTTGCCTTGAGAATATGGGGCTGATTTGGCTGACGGGGATGAATGCTCCGGATCATAATTCCTTATGGCGATTCTTCAAGGCGAACAAGAAATCATTGAGGCATCTGTTCAGACAGTCGATTCGTGTTGCTCTGAAGGCCGATCTGATCGGTCTAGCTCTTCATGCCGTGGACGGGACCAAGATCCAAGCCGTCTCATCCAACGACAAGGCTCGGGGTCGTGAGCACCTGGAGAGGTTTCTGGAAAGTGTTTCGGAGAGATTGGACCGCACGATTGCCGATGCGATGACTGAGATAGAGAGAGCCGAGCGGGAAGAGACCGGTGAGTATCGCCTTCCGCAGTCCATGCAAGACGGATTGAAACGGAAACAGCGGATACAAGAGGCTCTGAAGGAGTTGGATGAATCGGACAAGAAGTCAGTTCACCCTTCGGAACCGGAAGCTCGCTTTATGAAGAATCGCCGGACCAAAGACTTGTCGTACAACGCTCAGGCGGTTGCCGACCAAAAGAGCGGCCTTATCGTGGCCGCAGATGTGGTCACGGATGGGGCCGACAACGGGCAATTGGTCCCCATGCTCGACAAGGTGAAAGAGAATCTGGGCGCTGTGGCAGAGGAAAATGTGGCGGACGGGGGATATTTTTCCTCAGGGCAGATAGGTCTGGCCCATGAGCGAGAATACGGCATTCTTATCGGGAAATCGTCAGGGGAAATTGTTTCCGAGAGAGGTGCGGATGAGGATCTCTATCACCGATCCCGGTTCGTCTTTGATCAGGAGCGTGATTGCTTCATATGCCCTGAAGGGCGCTTGTTGCCTTTTCATCAGCGGAAAATTAACGGCAAGAACCACAATGAGGTTCGCAGGTATCACTGCAAGGATTTTCTAACGTGTCCCAATCGCTGGAAATGCTCCAAGAGCAAGAACGGACGCCTCATAGACCTCAGCGTTTACGAGGCGGCCCTAGAACGACACCGCAGCAAGAGGGAAAAACCAGAGAACAAAGAGCGCCTGAAGACTCGAAAGAAGATTATCGAGCCACCGTTTGCCTGGATCAAGAGCGCATTAAGCTTTCGGCGATGGACCGTGGCCGGAATCGACAACGTAAAGGCCCAGTGGGACCTTATTTGCACGACCATAAATCTCAGGAAGCTCTACCACCATTGGGTATCCGGCGAGGTGGCATTCACGTAA
- a CDS encoding thioredoxin fold domain-containing protein, translated as MASTIQWENDYEKALRRAGTEGKPVLLDFFNPGUIGCQQMDAVTYPDQRVARFIAENLIPVRVSYDHEQLSKQFNVKWTPTLITLDSDGQEHHRTVGFLSPEDFIASQLLGIGKTHFENGAFDKAISTFDELTGSYPRSSYAAEAIYLLGVARYKSTHDPKPLRGAYERLSHDYPDSEWAKRAYPYRLIQ; from the coding sequence ATGGCGAGCACAATTCAATGGGAAAACGATTACGAAAAGGCTTTGAGAAGAGCCGGTACTGAAGGAAAACCGGTTTTGCTCGATTTTTTCAACCCTGGCTGAATCGGGTGTCAGCAAATGGATGCGGTCACGTATCCGGATCAGCGGGTAGCTCGATTTATAGCGGAAAACCTTATTCCCGTCAGAGTCTCGTACGATCACGAGCAGCTTTCCAAGCAATTCAATGTGAAATGGACTCCAACGCTCATTACCCTGGATTCCGACGGACAGGAGCATCACAGGACGGTAGGATTCCTCTCACCCGAGGATTTCATAGCGTCCCAATTGCTTGGTATCGGGAAGACTCACTTTGAAAATGGAGCCTTCGACAAGGCTATCTCCACCTTTGATGAGCTTACGGGTTCATATCCCAGGAGTTCTTATGCGGCTGAGGCAATCTATCTGCTTGGTGTAGCGCGTTACAAAAGCACACACGATCCAAAGCCGTTAAGAGGGGCGTACGAAAGACTTTCGCACGATTACCCGGATAGTGAATGGGCAAAGCGAGCCTATCCATATCGATTGATTCAATGA
- a CDS encoding glycosyltransferase translates to MIEIVFIVSAAVLLFQIYFWINRARELVEASLGGIPEIDPRKIAELPESPPLISVIVPAHNEEMTIRDCLSSVLEQDYPNYELILVDDRSEDRTAAIAEELARSKRPFKIVRVAELPAGWTGKCHALDRGIVHANGEWLAFLDADSCLHKSALRQCYIEAVKARVNMITLTPKFILKTFWEKALQPTFASMSCILFPITQINVQSSPVASANGMFYLISRRAYDAIDGHRDVRNLAVEDIGIGKRVKASGLGLLFANGRRVLRTRMYTNFHEIINGWARILSASMNYRVSTALKYLVLHVLMSFPLLVFALYFYIPTAQWLWPNTWFVPLFVLSTLAIIVSGLYCKQIGASVSLFRWVFLGNLLLIWVFLVIVKRILMKDALQWRGTTYQTSKYQPTCLNPVNSRIYTGTPRSVLEEIN, encoded by the coding sequence TTGATTGAAATCGTTTTCATAGTGTCGGCCGCTGTTCTTCTGTTTCAAATCTACTTCTGGATCAATCGGGCTCGTGAACTGGTTGAAGCCTCTCTGGGCGGAATTCCGGAAATAGACCCTCGCAAAATTGCGGAGCTTCCCGAATCTCCGCCTTTGATATCCGTGATAGTTCCTGCACATAATGAAGAGATGACAATAAGAGACTGTCTCAGTTCAGTACTGGAGCAGGACTATCCGAATTATGAGCTTATTCTCGTTGACGATCGCTCGGAAGATAGGACTGCAGCCATTGCCGAAGAGTTGGCTCGGAGCAAAAGGCCTTTTAAGATCGTGCGAGTTGCCGAACTGCCTGCTGGTTGGACAGGAAAATGTCACGCGCTCGACAGAGGAATCGTTCATGCAAACGGCGAATGGTTGGCTTTTCTCGATGCAGATAGTTGTCTTCATAAGAGCGCATTACGTCAGTGCTATATAGAAGCAGTGAAAGCTCGAGTGAATATGATCACCCTCACCCCGAAATTCATCCTGAAGACTTTCTGGGAAAAAGCTCTGCAGCCCACGTTTGCCTCAATGTCGTGCATATTGTTCCCCATTACTCAGATTAATGTCCAGTCCAGTCCTGTAGCGTCCGCCAATGGCATGTTCTATCTCATCAGTAGAAGAGCGTACGATGCGATAGACGGCCACAGAGACGTCAGGAATCTTGCAGTTGAAGATATAGGGATTGGAAAGAGGGTAAAAGCATCCGGTTTGGGGCTTCTGTTTGCCAACGGACGCCGGGTGCTACGAACCAGGATGTACACAAATTTCCATGAAATCATAAATGGTTGGGCGCGCATCCTGAGCGCTTCCATGAATTACCGGGTATCCACAGCTCTCAAATATCTCGTGCTCCACGTGCTTATGAGCTTTCCTCTGCTTGTATTCGCTCTGTACTTCTATATACCTACAGCTCAGTGGCTTTGGCCCAACACCTGGTTTGTACCACTTTTCGTATTGAGTACTCTTGCAATCATTGTATCAGGCTTGTACTGCAAGCAAATCGGCGCTTCGGTATCCCTGTTTCGTTGGGTGTTCTTGGGTAACCTCCTGTTAATTTGGGTTTTTCTCGTCATCGTCAAACGAATCCTCATGAAGGATGCGCTTCAGTGGCGTGGAACGACGTACCAGACAAGCAAGTACCAGCCGACATGCCTTAATCCTGTAAATTCAAGAATCTATACAGGTACTCCAAGATCGGTTCTAGAGGAGATCAACTGA